TTGTTCTTACCCACTGTacataaaatatcaaaaacatATTGTAAACAATTAACTCTGGAAATCCTGTTTAAGTTTTAGGAACTCTTACCGAAAGGGCATCCCTCCTCGTGGTCCAGCTCTTGAACCATTCCACATGATGTACCTCCTCTCCTGAAACTCTCCTTCAGCACGAGTTTCGAGTGCAGAATATGCTTTGCTGGAAAAACAAGAACATGCTCTTTAAAGGCCAATAAATTTGTTATTAACTTCACATTACCTTACTAAACTTTCGGTGGTATATGGTACTTGACTGCCACCGCATCCGGTGTTTTCATATGcaagaaaatgcatttttgttaTGTGCAGAACAACTCGACAAAGAATTAAAGTAAGGACGCTGCGATATAGTTTTGTCGATTAACTTCACGTTAACGTTCCCTTACTAAACTTCCGGTGGTAACGTTATATGGCAACCTACTTGACTGACGAACGGTATATTTGCCACCGCATACGGTGTTGCATTaacaagaaaatacatttttgttatttgcaGAACAACTCGACAAAGAATTAAAGTAAGGACGCTGCGATATAGCTTTGTCGATGGATTCATATCGAAAGGTAAGACGTTATCACAGCCTGCTAAAACAATACATATACTGAATAGCTAATTTAAAGACGAAAAAGTCAAAATAGGGTTTAAATACACAGTCGTTAGTAAGTCACAAAGTCAAACTACGAGTTTTAGTTTTCGCGTCTTTATTATGAAAATGGtaagatgtttgtttatatagctAACGTTACTGTGTAACAGTTAGCACGAATGGCCCTTATAAAAGTTAGCTATCATGCTAACGCTACACGTCAGGGCATTTTGCAATATATCAGTTACATACATAAACAAAGCCTTAacattactttacaaaaaagatTTAGCTACCagtgtctttgttttttcctttttatgtTTGTAAATCGATTTTAAAATTCTCACCTTTGCCACAATCTTTTCGCAGGATTTTTCTGATTTCCGCGACAAAGCGCTAAACGGAAGTAGATGCGTTGCGCAGTTTCCGGTGGCTACGTGCTTATGGGAATTGAAGTCttcaatttaaaaaatccaagaattaaataaagaaatattgttatatatatgttatatatagaATTATATATAGAAGACACATCAGatattatattgaatatatatGATATACCAAATGTAAAAAGAGGCGTTATATTCACCATTtacgtaaaaaaataaaacaaaaaaacctgTAGGCTATACTAAATCACACAATAAAGAAATGAGATTgaatttactgatttatttaCTGACTATAAATCTTCCAGAGGCTGCAGAATAGTGCCAGTGTGAAAGTTAaggttaatgttttaatttttattttagtatttatttcaTATCTTAACTACAACTTCTAGAAAAGAACCATTATGGAAACTTGCACTGttcaaaacatttattctgcACATCAAGTAACAAAATACAGAAGCCACAAACAAAGACTGACACATTAGGCTGAGCTTATAGAGGAAAATGAAACCTTTTCTCAGAAAATATATTTCAGTGTTTACAGAGCCTGTCATTGCATCTTCAAGAGAACCACTTAGACAGGAGAAAATAATGAATAGATGATTTAAATATGTTGAGTGCACATAGGGGTCAAACAaaaatttatttctttaaagttTCTTTTACAATACTGGGGTTATACACATGGTAACATTAGAACTCAGTGCAGCTATATACAAAGATGAGTATATTCAATGTAATCACaaagattaaaacaaacaacaaataaataggCCATTATGAACACTTGTCTTGTAGCTACAATGAGAATTACAGTCTaaacacatcttaaaatatctttctgCACATGAACAGGATAAACAAATTCAGGGTTTTGGCAGAATACAATAATTTTACACAATGTACAGCTATGAGAACATGTTGAGAATGCAAACGACCATTAAGAGCAGACTGCTTGGCTACCTGTATATGAATATGGCAGAAACATCTTATCACCTGTATGGCAGTTTCACAGTATTACAGCAATATTCATATTGCTTCCAGTTTGTACTGCAATTAATAGAATCTTCTGGAAACTTTTAGGCTTCAACGTATCAGACCAAACGAAACCAGTTATattctgtaaaaaatacagtgtGCAGAATACAGACACAAGGGCAAACTCAATAAAAACAGCTACATAATTCTTGTTAGATAATAATAAAGGAGAGCAAAGGTTGATTCAACAGTGtagaaaaacagcaaataagATAATGGTTACGTGCTAATATTGATAATAACAAATGGATTTGAATGAAGTGGCAGTATtacaatatattaatataaaaatcatCAGCTACTTATAGTAATTATAAGATTgaccaaaaaatgattttactaaatattttaatatagacGTTTCATCAGACACATGTGCCTTATCTTCCGGTCTATATTTggatataatataacaatttgttttatatttaattaatattaatatctaatTGTATATCAATTGTATTGAATTTAATCAAAACTACTCAACGGTAATTGATACTTTGCGgatgtctaccggaagttaagtttgggccacataacgtttgtttatgctgttgcCATTGATaccatatataataaataatacaatattttatattatatctattttttatgttaGCTCATCATAATATTTTATAAGCAAAGTTTAAGCATATACTTAGATAAAAGTACAACATATATATTCAGCTGCTTAAATTTTCTTTTCTCACTGGCAAGTTTCCGGTCTGTAacgaataatgttttaaatgcaaaagaaatGCTGGAAACAGAATTTTATAATAACTGCTGAAGATAAAGTCTAATAAATTGTATCCAGTAACAGGGACATGTTATGTATAACACCCTTTAAAAGATGACATCAAAGGTTTGAGAAGGAATGATTTGAATCAACTTTTAACAATattcaattttgaaaaattattAAATTGCTGTTACTGGGCTGGGACTTTACTCTTTAAAGTTTCCTAGATTAAAGCATTTCatcacaaatgaaaatgtataatgGTGATTACGCTTCTAAGCACAAGTGAACTTTGCTCCACCTTTAGTTTTTAACatgaatttatatatatatgcttgtctgtgtgtcacTATATTTCTTAGTATCGGCATTCTATTACTCCCTGCTCTCCCCACCAGGCTGCTGGGATGTTAATATCTCTCCATTGCACGGTACGGGAGCCGAAACATCCTCTCCGTGGGTTTCTGGGTGATCCTGGCTGACTGGTGTACTACCAGGAAGTACTGGTGTGGCAGCCAGGGGTACAGGGGTGGTGCTGGGGTTGACAGGACCTCCTGACGCTCCTAGTGCTGGACTAGAGGCCCCAGAATCGCTCTGATCAGGAGCTCTGAGCCTTTTCATCATGGTGGTCACACGAACAGCTTTCTGAATATCATAATATATCATATTATCAGATTATGAATGCATGGAAGTTCATAATTTTTGGTTTGAGATGAATGCAAGATAGAACGAGGTCATCTCACCTTCCATTTAGCTTTAGCAAAGTTTTTCTCAATCTGAGCACACACGCCATCTTTGATATTCTTGTCTGAGGCAGCGTTTCCAGATATCCTAAACAACAAACCACAcgatttaataattattttaaacagtTAGAATAATAATTGAGACACAATTTgtgttatagacggtttcatcttaacaacataaacaaacgttactgcacatgcgcacttttgtgaccccaactgaacttccggtacacattcacaaacaatagagtgcctgtagattatttctgataacaattaaaagaaaccgagaagaaccgttacttggctaaacttgtctctccaatatttttaatttagactccgataccaagctcaacagCTAGATGTCAATATGGTTTCTTCAAATGCGACTGAACTACAGGACCTATTCAACAAAatagtttaataaaatgaacataaaacaaaattcaacaaatcatttatttaatacaattattataaagtaaaataataatacatattaatattaaaataaattaaatataaataattatattattagacactagccaaacacaaaccagaggttaactgggggtcaggagCGTGGCGTGTCCGATGAAATGGTCTATATTTGAAGAGGATCTTTACCATTCGTGGTTGATGGCTTCCTGTGCAGTCAGTCTTTGGTCTTGATCCACCTCCATCAAACATGCAACAAGATTTTTTGCTGCAATGTAGATGGTTGAAGTGTTACACGATTTAAATTCAAGGccaatgtaatgttttatattgtacaaaaataaaaaatgttgtaatCTATAAAAGGGTGttgtgtatatattattttcttAATAATCTTACAGTCCTATTAAAACTGTCTACAGTTTAAGAAATACTGTACCAAAAAACTGTGCATCACACCTGAATCTGAGATGTCGTCCCAATAGGGTGAGTCAAACTCGTAATCCCCAGACAGAATTTTCCGGAATAGATTTTTATCATGATTGTCATAGTCGTCATCATCTGTCTCATCATAAAATGGTGGATTTCCTGACAATCTGTTGGAGATATTCAATCATTCTCTTCAGTATTCACATGTTTAAGGGTGATGAAgcaaatacaaatataacatCATATGAGCAACAGCTGCTTATTTAGGAGGGATTCATGGGAAAATTTCATGCAGGAAATACTTCACACTTACACAAAATGACTACAGAAAATGGATTGTGCATGAATTCATGGACATGTGACCCCCAACTCTCTAGTTCTACCAATTGTGCAGATGGAaacatttgtaaacaaaaccACATCACCAcataaaataaagatgaaacatgaaacaaatgTGAATGTAACACGACTTCAATATGACGAACTCACAGGATGTACATGATCACCCCGATGGCCCAGCAGTCCACTGGTCGACCATATCTCTGTCTGCCAACCACCTCTGGAGCTGGATACACAGACAAAAGAAATTATGATAATATATGCCAATATAAAGTTTAGTTATGAAATAACTGAGTCATTTTTTACCAAGGTATTCTGGTGTGCCACATGGTTCTTTAATGAGACCGTTTTCCAGTTTG
The Triplophysa rosa linkage group LG7, Trosa_1v2, whole genome shotgun sequence genome window above contains:
- the camkva gene encoding caM kinase-like vesicle-associated protein, with the translated sequence MPFGCLTLGEKKDYNSASEVTDKYDLGQVVKSEEFCEIFRAKDKNTLKMYTCKKFLKKDGRKVRKAAKNEILILKMVKHHNILQLVDVFETRKEYFLFLELATGREVFDWILDQGYYSERDTSNVMRQVLEAVAYLHSLHIVHRNLKLENLVYYNRLKNSKIVISDFHLAKLENGLIKEPCGTPEYLAPEVVGRQRYGRPVDCWAIGVIMYILLSGNPPFYDETDDDDYDNHDKNLFRKILSGDYEFDSPYWDDISDSAKNLVACLMEVDQDQRLTAQEAINHEWISGNAASDKNIKDGVCAQIEKNFAKAKWKKAVRVTTMMKRLRAPDQSDSGASSPALGASGGPVNPSTTPVPLAATPVLPGSTPVSQDHPETHGEDVSAPVPCNGEILTSQQPGGESRE